The following proteins are co-located in the Anomalospiza imberbis isolate Cuckoo-Finch-1a 21T00152 chromosome Z, ASM3175350v1, whole genome shotgun sequence genome:
- the PHF24 gene encoding PHD finger protein 24, protein MGVLMSRRQTVERVQKVSLAVSAFKDGLREQPSTRRRAEAGTARQGTLEQEVQEGEEEALAGPSQPEESSASKAAWERLRDGRGVEPEEFDRANRFTPPAFIRPKRELHDDEPPDISLEQREQILNDEMCEICEVWTAESLFPCRICHRVYHDGCLRRMGYLQKDSAVEVTETAHTETGWSCYYCDNLNLLLTEEEMYSLMETLRNCKIIPESCLTLDDFLHYKHQVHKQQFERTMPEAQEEQAALQFNALDPDKKGHIEWQDFLSHESIQLLQKIRPQNALLRLLTAKERERARTAFLALDQDHDGFIREGECRQARHTWFRKHQKEMQSCNVSISHVGPISEGSPASSRNGKSPEKIVPATKQEETRSIDWPGFLRENVAYILAARPNSAALHLQPLA, encoded by the exons ATGGGGGTGCTGATGTCCAGAAGGCAGACGGTGGAGAGGGTGCAGAAGGTCAGCTTGGCCGTGTCAGCCTTCAAGGATGGGCTGCGGGAGCAGCCATCGACACGGCGTCGGGCGGAGGCGGGGACTGCACGCCAGGGGacgctggagcaggaggtgcaagagggagaggaggaagccTTAGCAGGACCTTCCCAGCCGGAGGAGAGCAGTgccagcaaggcagcctgggaGCGGCTGCGGGATGGCCGGGGCGTGGAGCCAGAGGAGTTCGACCGGGCCAACAGGTTCACGCCACCAGCCTTCATCCGGCCCAAGAGAGAGCTCCACGATGATGAGCCCCCAGAcatcagcctggagcagagggagcag aTCCTGAATGATGAGATGTGTGAGATCTGCGAGGTGTGGACAGCCGAGAGCCTCTTCCCCTGCCGCATCTGCCACCGGGTGTACCACGATGGCTGTCTGCGCCGCATGGGATACCTGCAGAAGGACAGCGCCGTGGAGGTGACAGAGACGGCGCACACCGAGACTGGCTGGAGCTGCTACTACTGT GACAACCTCAATCTGTTGCTGACAGAGGAAGAGATGTACAGCCTGATGGAGACCCTGAGGAACTGCAAGATCATTCCAG agagctgtcTGACCCTGGATGACTTCCTGCACTACAAACACCAAGTGCACAAGCAGCAGTTCGAGCGGACCATGCCCGAGGCACAGGAGGAGCAAGCAGCCCTGCAGTTCAACGCCCTGGACCCCGACAAGAAGGGGCACATTGAGTGGCAGGACTTCCTCTCCCATGAGTCcatccagctgctgcagaaaataCGGCCACAG AATGCCCTTCTGCGGCTGCTGACAGCCAAGGAGCGGGAGCGGGCACGGACAGCCTTCCTGGCCCTGGACCAGGATCACGACGGATTCATCAGGGAGGGTGAGTGCCGCCAGGCCCGGCACACCTGGTTCCGCAAGCACCAGAAGGAGATGCAGTCCTGCAATGTCAG CATCAGCCATGTGGGGCCCATATCAGAGGGCAGCCCCGCCAGCAGCAGGAACGGCAAGAGCCCGGAGAAGATCGTGCCAGCCACAAAGCAGGAGGAGACCAG GAGCATCGATTGGCCCGGATTCCTGCGGGAGAACGTTGCCTACATCCTGGCCGCGCGCCCCAACAGCGCAGccctgcacctgcagcccctCGCCTAG